CCGGACAGTTCGCGTGCGATGGCCGAGCCGACAATGCCTCCTCCGATCACCACGATGTCGAAGACCTCGGGGTGGGGACGGTGGGGGGTGGGGGTCATGAGTGGTCTCCCTTGGTGGCACACGCCTCGGCGGCCTGTGCCCATGTGGTGCGGAACTCCTGGGCCCGGTCTTCGGACCAGCGGGGTTCGTAGACGGTCGCCGGCTGCCAGTCGCCGACGGCCTCTTCGAGGCTGATGGCGGGGTCGAGGGCGCAGCGGGCGAGCGCGGCAGCGCCGAGGGGTGTGGCGTGCGCGTTGGGGTAGATGTCGACGGGGAGCTGGGCGATGTCGGCCTGGGCCTGCATGAGGGCGGCGGAGTTGGTCAATCCGCCGTCGACGCGCAGCCGGTTCAGGGGCCGGCCGAGGTCTCGGCCGACAAGGGCCGTCAGCTCGGTGACCTGGGCGGCTATGCCCTGGAGCACGGCCAGGATGAGGTGCTCGCGGCGGGTGGCCAGCGTGATGCCGGTGAGGGAGGCCGTGGCCTCGGAAGCCCACCACGGAGCGGCGAGTCCTGCGAATGCCGGGACGCACATGACGCCGTTGCTGTCTTTCGCGACCAGCACGTCGATTTCGGTGGCGGACTGAAGAAGACCGAGGTCCTGCAGCCAGCGCACGGCCGATGCCACGGTGTAGACCTGGCCGTCCACGCAATACAGGGTCTGCCCCGCGGCCTGCCAGGCCACCGACGTCGTTAGGCCCGCGCTGGAGCGCACGGGGTCCGATCCTGTGTTTGCCAGCAGGAACGCGCCCGTGCCATAGGTGCACTTGGCCGTGCCCTGCTCCAGGCATGCCTCGGCGACCAGAGCGGCCTGCTGGTCGACGATCAGGCCGGCCACGGGCATCTCCTGTCCGAAGGCGCGCGTGGTGCCGACCACCTCGTCGCTGCCGACGATGCGGGGCAGCCGCTCGTCGCCGAGGGAGAACAGATCAGCGAGACGCCCGTCCCACGCCGCACCGTCCAGGTCGAAGATCAGAGAACGGCTGGCGGTGGAGGCGTCGGTGACGAACTCTCCTGTCAGGTGGTGCACGAGCCAGGTGTCGGTGGTGGTCACCACCCCGTCACGGGTGAGGTTGCGGCGCAGCCACGCCATCTTGGGCGCGGAGAAGTAGGGGTCGAGAACGAGACCGGTGCGCTGCGCGATGGCCTCGCGGTGCTCGGCCAGCTCGGCACAAATGCTCTCCGCACGGCTGTCCTGCCAGACGATCGCCGGGGACAGCGGCGTTCCCGTGGCTTCGTCCCAGGCCAGGACGGTCTCTCCCTGGTTGGCCAGGGCCACGCCGTCAATGGGCCGGCCGGCCATGCTCACGGCCCGGCGGCCGGCGGTGAGGACGGAATCGAGCAGTTCGTGCGGATTCTGCTCGACACCCCCTCCGGGCAGGTAGGCGGGGCGGATGGTCTCCTCGGCTATGGCGACCGTTCCGTCCTCGGCGTCGACAACGATGGCTTTGGTGCCCGAGGTGCCCTGGTCGATGGCGAGGATCGTGGTCATCGCAGGGCCCCTTCCGTGTCGGCCGCGGAGGGTGCGGTGGCGTTGTCCAGGGCACGGTCGACGTCGGCCATGTCAGGCATGGTCAGGGCGGCGCGGCCGCGCCGGACGAGGAGCGCCGCCAGGTAGACGGCGCCGATCCCGCACAGCACCAGGACGTAGGCCCAGGGGCCGCGGAAGGAAGCGTCCCGGAAGATGAGCAGTTCGTACACCAGCCAGACCCCGGCCAGAAGCAGGACCGGGACCTCCCACCGCCCCAGGGAGAAGCCGCGCGACGGCGGCAGGGAGGAGCGCTTGGCCGCGTACATCGCGACCGTGCCGGCGTAGATGACGGCGGGCAGCAGGGTGGCGGCGGAGAACAGCTGGAACAGGGCGTCGGTGGAACGGGAGAAGACCGCGAGAACGATCTGCGCGATGAGCATCATGAACACCGTGGCGTTCAGCGGCGTCGCCGTCCGCGGGTGGATGCGCTTGAGCAGGCGCCATCCGGGGAAGCGCTCGTCCCTGGACATCGCGTAGACCAGGCGGGTTCCGCTGAGGGTGATCACCAGCCCGCAGGAGAA
This Streptomyces sp. NBC_00376 DNA region includes the following protein-coding sequences:
- a CDS encoding FGGY family carbohydrate kinase, producing MTTILAIDQGTSGTKAIVVDAEDGTVAIAEETIRPAYLPGGGVEQNPHELLDSVLTAGRRAVSMAGRPIDGVALANQGETVLAWDEATGTPLSPAIVWQDSRAESICAELAEHREAIAQRTGLVLDPYFSAPKMAWLRRNLTRDGVVTTTDTWLVHHLTGEFVTDASTASRSLIFDLDGAAWDGRLADLFSLGDERLPRIVGSDEVVGTTRAFGQEMPVAGLIVDQQAALVAEACLEQGTAKCTYGTGAFLLANTGSDPVRSSAGLTTSVAWQAAGQTLYCVDGQVYTVASAVRWLQDLGLLQSATEIDVLVAKDSNGVMCVPAFAGLAAPWWASEATASLTGITLATRREHLILAVLQGIAAQVTELTALVGRDLGRPLNRLRVDGGLTNSAALMQAQADIAQLPVDIYPNAHATPLGAAALARCALDPAISLEEAVGDWQPATVYEPRWSEDRAQEFRTTWAQAAEACATKGDHS